In the Raineyella fluvialis genome, GGGCGACTGCGCCGCGCGACGGTCGACGACGTCACGATCGATCCCCTCTACACGCGTGAGGGGGTCACCGAGGACCTGGGCTACCCCGGGGTGATGCCTTTCGTTCGTGGCACGACGGTGCGCCGTGGGCAGATGGACGCCTGGGACGTCCGCGCCCTCCACGAGGATCCCGAGGTGGCCTTCACCCGCAAGGCCGTCCTGACCGACCTCGAGCGGGGCGTCACCAGCCTGTGGCTGCGCCTCGACCCCGACGCGATCGCCCCCGGCGACCTCGGTGAGGTGCTGGCCGACGTACTGCTCGACCTGGCCAAGGTCGAGGTCTCCAGCCGGACCGACCAGGTCGCCGCCGCCGAGGCGCTCCTCTCGCTGGTGGAGGCCAGCGGCAAGGACCGCGCCGCGCTGTCGGTCAACCTCGGCCTCGACCCGATCGGCTTCGCCGCCGACCAAGGCGTGGCGGCCGATCTCAGCGGCATGGCGCCGTGGGTCGCCCGGCTCGAGGGCTACACCCAGTCGCGTCCGTTCGTCGTCGACGCCACCCTCTGGCACAACGCCGGTGCCGGTGACGTCCACGAGGTCGCCTGGGCGCTGGCGACGGGCCTGGAGTATGTCCGGGCCCTCGTCGAGCAGGGTCTCCCGCTCGACGACGCCTTCGACGCGATGATCTTCCGGGTGACCGCGAGTTGTGACGAGTTCGCCACCATCGCGCGGCTGCGGGCGCTGCGCCGCTGCTGGGCGCGGATCGGTGAGGTGCTCGGGGTCGCCGAGGATCGTCGCGGTGCCCGCCAGCACGCGGTCACCTCCTGGCGGGAACTGACCCGCGACGACCCGTACGTGAACATGCTGCGCGGCACGATCAGCACCTTCTCGGCCGCCGTGGGTGGCGCCGAGGCGATCACCACCCTGCCGTTCGACACCGCGCGCGGCCTGCCCGGCGAGTTGAGCCGGCGCGTGGCGCGCAACACCCAGATCGTGCTCGCCGAGGAGTCCAACATCGGCCGGGTCAACGATCCCGCCGGCGGGACCTGGTACATCGAGTCGCTCACCGACGAGATCGCCGACGCCGCCTGGAGCGCGTTCCAGGAGGTCGAGGCGGCGGGCGGCATGGTCGCCGCCCTGGCCGACGGGCTGCCCACTCGCATCCTGGCCGACCTCAACGAGAAGCGCCGGCACCTGCTCGCCACCCGGCAGCGGCCGCTGACCGGCGTCTCGGAGTTCCCGAACACGTCGGAGCCGGCACTCGACGTCCGTCCACGCCCCGAGGCCCCGGCCGGCAACGGTCTGGTGCGCCACCGCGATGCCGAGGTCTTCGAGGCCCTGCGCGACCGCACCGGCGACTCGGGTCAGGCGGTGTTCCTGGCGTGCCTGGGGTCCCGCCGCGACTTCGGCGGCCGGGAGGGCTTCGCCTCGAACCTCTTCCACATCGCCGGACTGGCCACCCCCTCCTGCGAGGGTGGCAGCACCGACGAGGTCGTCGCCGCCTGGCGCGCCACCGGCACCCCGGTGGCGGTGCTCTGCTCCTCCGCAACGGTCTACGCGGAGCAGGGTCTCGAGGTCGCTGCCGCCCTTAAGGAGGCCGGTGCCCGCACCCTGCTCCTGGCCGGATCCCTGAAGGAACTCGGTGACCCGGCGCGCGCCTCGGCCCTCATCGACGGGACGATCGCCCTCGGTGTCGACGTCGTCGAGGTCCTCACCACCACGCTCGACACGCTAGGAGTCGCCCGATGAGCGCAATGCCGCGATTCGACTCGATACCCCTCGGCGGCCGCGACGTCCCCGCTGACGCCCGCGCCCGTTTCGAGGCCCTGCTGGCCGCCGGCCCCACCGAGGAGTGGGAGACGCCGGAGCAGATCCCGGTGCAGCACGTCTACGGACCCGAGGCGTACGAGGGGCTGGACTTCCTCGACACCCGTCCGGGCATCCCGCCGTACCTGCGGGGTCCGTACGCCACGATGTACACCAACCAGCCGTGGACGATCCGGCAGTATGCCGGCTTCTCCACCGCCGAGGAGTCCAACGCCTTCTACCGGCGCAACCTGGCCGCGGGCCAGAAGGGCCTCTCGATCGCGTTCGACCTGGCCACGCACCGCGGCTACGACTCGGACCACCCGCGCGTCGCCGGTGACGTCGGGATGGCAGGTGTGGCGGTGGACTCCATCCTCGACATGCGCCAACTGTTCGACGGCATCCCGCTGGACCGGATGAGCGTGTCGATGACGATGAACGGTGCGGTGCTGCCCGTCCTGGCGCTGTACGTGGTGGCGGCCGAGGAGCAGGGGGTGAAGCCGGAACAGCTCGCGGGGACCATCCAGAACGACATCCTCAAGGAGTTCATGGTCCGCAACACCTACATCTACCCGCCGGCCCCCAGCATGCGGATCATCTCGGACATCTTCGCCTTCACCAGCGCGAACATGCCCAAGTTCAACTCGATCTCCATCTCGGGCTACCACATGCAGGAGGCCG is a window encoding:
- the mutA gene encoding methylmalonyl-CoA mutase small subunit; translated protein: MTTPTTQSTRDIPPDVGTEEPPGFILAGDFPTPTEADWRAAAGKVLNRKRPPERQLTPDEAVGRLRRATVDDVTIDPLYTREGVTEDLGYPGVMPFVRGTTVRRGQMDAWDVRALHEDPEVAFTRKAVLTDLERGVTSLWLRLDPDAIAPGDLGEVLADVLLDLAKVEVSSRTDQVAAAEALLSLVEASGKDRAALSVNLGLDPIGFAADQGVAADLSGMAPWVARLEGYTQSRPFVVDATLWHNAGAGDVHEVAWALATGLEYVRALVEQGLPLDDAFDAMIFRVTASCDEFATIARLRALRRCWARIGEVLGVAEDRRGARQHAVTSWRELTRDDPYVNMLRGTISTFSAAVGGAEAITTLPFDTARGLPGELSRRVARNTQIVLAEESNIGRVNDPAGGTWYIESLTDEIADAAWSAFQEVEAAGGMVAALADGLPTRILADLNEKRRHLLATRQRPLTGVSEFPNTSEPALDVRPRPEAPAGNGLVRHRDAEVFEALRDRTGDSGQAVFLACLGSRRDFGGREGFASNLFHIAGLATPSCEGGSTDEVVAAWRATGTPVAVLCSSATVYAEQGLEVAAALKEAGARTLLLAGSLKELGDPARASALIDGTIALGVDVVEVLTTTLDTLGVAR